One Candidatus Methylomirabilota bacterium DNA segment encodes these proteins:
- the mraY gene encoding phospho-N-acetylmuramoyl-pentapeptide-transferase, translated as MLYHLLYPWHESYAALNVFRYVTFRTAGAILTALLISLLLGPALIRWLQKLQIGQSIRDDGPAGHLRKAGTPTMGGLLILASVFTATLLWANLTNRFVWLAVFSTVWMGAVGFIDDYRKVVARNSKGLSARAKLLWQAIPSMLVGLFLYVNPVDAYTTKLAIPFFKHWIPDLGWGYVLFVMLVIVGASNAVNLTDGLDGLAIGPILMTAAAYTVLAYVAGNASIAHYLQVVFVRGSSELTVFGGAIVGAALGFLWYNAYPAQLFMGDTGSLALGAAVATLAVLVKSELLLLIVGGVFVAEAISVILQVFSYRTTGRRVFRMAPIHHHYELNGMAEPKIIVRFWIISFILALLSLTTLKLR; from the coding sequence ATGCTGTATCACCTGCTTTACCCATGGCACGAAAGCTACGCAGCCTTAAACGTCTTCCGGTACGTGACCTTTCGGACGGCAGGGGCCATCCTTACCGCCCTGCTGATCAGTCTGCTGCTGGGGCCTGCGTTGATCCGCTGGCTTCAGAAGTTACAGATCGGTCAAAGTATCAGAGACGACGGGCCGGCAGGTCATCTGCGGAAGGCCGGGACGCCCACGATGGGTGGTCTCCTGATCCTGGCCTCTGTGTTCACCGCTACGTTGCTCTGGGCGAACCTGACCAACCGGTTCGTGTGGCTCGCTGTGTTCAGCACGGTCTGGATGGGGGCGGTGGGGTTCATCGACGATTATCGGAAGGTCGTGGCCAGGAACAGCAAGGGGCTCTCGGCCAGAGCAAAACTGTTATGGCAGGCGATTCCCAGCATGCTCGTCGGGCTCTTCCTGTACGTTAACCCCGTCGATGCATACACCACAAAGCTGGCTATCCCCTTCTTCAAACACTGGATACCAGATCTGGGCTGGGGCTACGTCCTGTTTGTGATGCTGGTCATTGTCGGCGCGTCAAATGCGGTGAATTTGACCGATGGCCTGGATGGGTTGGCTATCGGCCCGATTCTGATGACCGCTGCGGCGTATACGGTTCTGGCGTACGTTGCGGGGAATGCCAGCATCGCTCACTATCTGCAGGTCGTCTTTGTGAGAGGCAGCTCGGAACTTACTGTCTTTGGCGGCGCCATCGTCGGAGCTGCCCTGGGATTCCTCTGGTATAACGCGTATCCCGCGCAGCTCTTTATGGGCGATACCGGCTCGTTGGCGCTTGGGGCCGCCGTGGCAACGCTCGCTGTCCTGGTCAAGAGCGAGTTGCTCCTGCTCATCGTCGGGGGGGTGTTCGTGGCGGAGGCCATCTCGGTGATCCTGCAGGTCTTCTCTTACCGGACGACCGGCCGACGGGTTTTCCGGATGGCGCCGATCCATCATCACTACGAGTTGAACGGGATGGCGGAGCCGAAGATCATAGTCCGGTTCTGGATCATCTCCTTTATTCTGGCCCTGCTCTCGCTCACCACGTTGAAATTGAGGTGA
- a CDS encoding UDP-N-acetylmuramoyl-L-alanine--D-glutamate ligase has product MLPAMIDLAGKRVVVVGLARSGEAACRLLLKQGATVIGTDRRGEHEADAGLCSLEQDGVSLELGKRYLHSLLSADLVVVSPGIDLREPLFRRVRKVGIPLIGEVELAYRCSEATFIGITGTNGKSTTTTLIGAMLKQAGLPSHVAGNIGTPLCRVAPSLAAGECVVAELSSFQLETIEQFRPRVALLLNLAPDHLDRYDQIEDYYQAKARIFENQRVSDFAIVNADDPLVLQAAAQVRGRKIAFSRTEPLDTGAYVGEDQLILAMNGRREVICRVPELRIQGVHNLENALAASLAAAVAGVPTMAIRNALTSFEGLPHRVECVAEIGGVRYIDDSKGTNVGAVIRSLQSFTVPVVLIAGGKDKQSDFSPLAPLVRERVKRLVLIGQAAPKLRRELAGACPIEDASSLEEAVRRAAAAASPGEVVLLSPACASFDMFTDFEDRGRVFKAAVRELAPLACSIRGQA; this is encoded by the coding sequence ATGCTACCTGCGATGATTGATCTGGCCGGCAAGCGAGTAGTGGTTGTGGGGTTGGCGCGATCCGGAGAGGCGGCCTGCCGTCTATTACTCAAACAGGGCGCTACGGTCATCGGTACCGACCGCCGGGGTGAGCATGAGGCCGATGCCGGCCTCTGCAGCCTGGAACAGGACGGGGTCAGTCTTGAACTGGGCAAGCGTTATCTGCACTCCCTGCTCTCTGCTGATCTCGTCGTAGTCAGCCCGGGGATCGATCTGCGTGAGCCGCTGTTTCGGCGGGTTCGTAAGGTGGGCATCCCGCTGATCGGCGAGGTCGAACTGGCCTACCGGTGCAGTGAAGCTACATTCATCGGGATTACCGGGACCAACGGCAAAAGCACCACTACGACTCTGATTGGCGCAATGCTGAAGCAAGCCGGCCTGCCTTCGCATGTAGCTGGCAACATCGGTACCCCCCTCTGTCGAGTGGCGCCTTCCCTTGCGGCGGGTGAGTGTGTGGTGGCGGAGCTATCAAGCTTTCAATTGGAAACGATCGAGCAGTTCAGGCCGCGCGTGGCGTTGCTCCTGAATCTCGCACCCGATCATCTCGACCGATACGATCAGATCGAGGACTATTACCAGGCTAAGGCTCGCATCTTTGAGAACCAAAGGGTGTCAGACTTCGCCATCGTGAATGCGGACGATCCGCTGGTTCTCCAAGCGGCAGCACAGGTTCGAGGACGGAAGATCGCATTCAGCCGGACTGAACCGCTCGATACGGGGGCGTACGTCGGGGAAGATCAGCTTATTCTGGCCATGAACGGGAGGCGAGAGGTCATTTGTCGGGTACCCGAGCTTCGGATCCAGGGGGTACATAATCTGGAGAACGCTTTGGCCGCCAGCCTGGCGGCGGCAGTCGCCGGCGTACCTACGATGGCGATCCGGAACGCGCTCACCAGCTTCGAAGGTCTCCCGCACCGCGTGGAGTGTGTTGCCGAGATCGGCGGTGTTCGTTATATCGATGACTCCAAGGGAACAAACGTCGGGGCGGTGATCCGATCGCTTCAAAGTTTTACGGTCCCCGTTGTGCTCATTGCCGGGGGTAAGGATAAACAGAGCGACTTCAGCCCGCTCGCGCCCCTTGTCCGCGAGCGGGTAAAGAGACTGGTCCTGATCGGCCAGGCCGCTCCAAAGTTGCGACGTGAGCTTGCCGGGGCCTGTCCGATAGAGGACGCATCCAGTCTTGAGGAGGCAGTACGGCGCGCCGCGGCCGCCGCATCGCCCGGCGAGGTCGTCTTGCTGTCGCCGGCCTGCGCCAGCTTTGATATGTTTACTGATTTTGAGGATCGTGGGCGCGTTTTCAAGGCGGCAGTACGGGAGCTCGCGCCTCTCGCTTGCAGCATACGGGGACAGGCATGA
- the ftsW gene encoding putative lipid II flippase FtsW, whose product MIAKRFSYDKLLCSVSLVLVGLGIVMVYSAGAIKAQEKYDDPFFFLKKQLLWALIGFAVMVWAMNRDYHTFQKYMLPLFLLSLFLLVLVLVPSIGVKVNNARRWLRLFGISFQPSELAKLSIVLLMARLLAKNADQEEHFIKRFLLPLILSGALCGLIMLQPHFGMVGILLCAILALCFMAGVRLRHLSVVVLVVATIAFLFVLAHPYARTRVMTLLDRHHAPSNAAHQTNQSIYALGPGGLLGRGLGDSFGKLGYLPESHTEFIFAVVGEETGFVGSLLVVSLFGILLWRGTRIALRAPDLFGAYTAMGITFIIVAQAAINLGVVVGLLPITGLPLPLVSFGGTSLVITFLCIGILLSISRYQTARGRLT is encoded by the coding sequence ATGATCGCAAAGCGCTTCTCCTATGATAAGCTGCTGTGCAGCGTCTCGCTGGTGCTGGTCGGGCTTGGTATCGTCATGGTCTACAGCGCAGGCGCCATCAAGGCTCAGGAGAAATACGACGACCCGTTCTTTTTTCTGAAGAAGCAGCTCCTCTGGGCCCTGATCGGGTTCGCGGTCATGGTCTGGGCCATGAACCGCGACTACCACACATTCCAGAAGTATATGCTTCCGCTATTCCTTCTCTCGCTGTTCCTCCTTGTTCTGGTGCTGGTCCCATCAATCGGGGTGAAGGTCAACAATGCCAGGCGATGGCTCCGGCTGTTCGGGATCTCCTTTCAACCGTCTGAGCTGGCCAAGCTCTCCATTGTTCTCCTCATGGCCAGGCTCCTGGCCAAAAACGCCGATCAGGAGGAGCACTTCATCAAACGCTTTCTCTTACCGCTTATCCTCTCAGGAGCTCTGTGCGGCCTGATCATGTTGCAGCCCCACTTTGGGATGGTGGGGATCCTGCTGTGCGCGATCTTGGCGCTATGTTTCATGGCTGGCGTCCGTCTGCGCCACCTGAGTGTTGTTGTTCTCGTCGTGGCGACGATCGCCTTCCTGTTCGTCCTGGCCCACCCGTATGCCAGAACGCGAGTGATGACGCTGCTGGACCGTCATCACGCTCCCTCTAACGCAGCACATCAGACCAACCAGTCAATCTATGCGTTGGGGCCTGGGGGACTTCTGGGGCGGGGACTCGGCGACAGTTTTGGGAAGCTGGGCTATCTGCCGGAGTCCCATACCGAGTTCATCTTTGCCGTTGTCGGGGAGGAGACAGGATTCGTAGGGTCGCTGCTGGTAGTTTCCCTTTTCGGCATTCTCTTGTGGCGGGGGACCCGGATCGCACTCCGGGCGCCGGATCTGTTCGGGGCCTACACGGCGATGGGCATTACCTTCATCATCGTTGCCCAGGCCGCCATCAACCTTGGGGTAGTTGTCGGACTGCTGCCTATTACGGGTTTGCCTTTACCGTTGGTCAGCTTCGGCGGTACATCACTGGTCATTACCTTTTTATGCATCGGGATCCTGCTCAGCATCTCGCGTTACCAGACGGCGAGAGGACGACTCACATGA
- the murG gene encoding undecaprenyldiphospho-muramoylpentapeptide beta-N-acetylglucosaminyltransferase, which translates to MRAIIAGGGTGGHLFPAIALAEELRSRMTDLPLLFVGVEGGVEASLLATRGWDFEGIRASGLQGKRFLSRLRSLTLIPSGLIRSLSILRRFRPDVVVGFGGYASAAIVLSGVLARIPTVIHEQNAMPGLANRWLGKIVDRVAVAFDEASDFFPKSKVRVTGNPVRAELFGVSRAEAVTRLDLDPDRLTLLIFGGSQGAHRLNQAVMEALPMLTDERERIQFIHATGPRDLSFVRQGYDAQGCRAVVEPFFQVMATAYAVADLCFCRAGAGTVAELCALGKPSVLVPFPFAANDHQRYNAEALVAAGGARMVLDCDLSGAKVAEIIRTCLRDREGREVMARSATALAKPDAASRLADLVTQTARRASGAKLQVFRPELRRGTRDCEHV; encoded by the coding sequence ATGAGGGCCATCATTGCAGGAGGCGGGACGGGCGGGCACCTCTTTCCCGCCATTGCGTTAGCCGAGGAACTCAGATCAAGAATGACTGACCTGCCGCTCCTGTTTGTTGGCGTCGAGGGAGGGGTTGAGGCATCGTTGCTTGCGACGAGAGGTTGGGACTTCGAAGGGATCAGGGCTTCCGGCTTGCAGGGTAAACGCTTCCTGTCGCGGCTTCGAAGCCTCACGCTGATTCCCTCAGGACTCATCCGGTCTCTCTCAATCCTTCGACGGTTCCGTCCCGATGTCGTGGTCGGATTCGGCGGCTACGCCTCAGCAGCCATCGTGCTGTCGGGAGTGCTTGCGAGGATCCCGACCGTAATCCATGAGCAGAACGCCATGCCGGGGCTTGCCAATCGATGGCTGGGGAAGATCGTTGATCGCGTTGCGGTTGCCTTCGACGAGGCATCTGATTTTTTTCCCAAGAGTAAGGTGCGGGTGACCGGCAATCCGGTTCGAGCGGAACTCTTCGGCGTGAGCAGGGCTGAGGCCGTGACCCGCCTGGATCTCGATCCGGATCGTCTCACCCTTCTGATCTTCGGCGGCAGCCAGGGGGCTCACCGGTTGAACCAGGCGGTCATGGAGGCGCTTCCCATGCTCACAGACGAGCGAGAGCGGATCCAGTTCATCCATGCCACGGGTCCGCGCGATCTTTCTTTTGTCCGACAAGGATATGACGCTCAAGGGTGTCGAGCGGTGGTGGAGCCGTTCTTTCAGGTGATGGCCACCGCATACGCTGTTGCTGATCTCTGCTTCTGTCGAGCCGGCGCCGGTACAGTAGCAGAGCTCTGCGCCCTGGGGAAACCGTCGGTGCTCGTTCCGTTCCCCTTTGCCGCCAACGATCACCAGCGTTACAACGCTGAAGCGCTGGTCGCCGCCGGCGGAGCGCGGATGGTCCTGGACTGCGATCTGAGTGGTGCCAAGGTAGCCGAGATCATACGGACGTGTCTCCGCGATAGAGAGGGGCGTGAGGTTATGGCGCGCAGCGCGACGGCCCTGGCGAAACCGGATGCGGCGAGCCGCCTGGCCGATCTTGTCACACAGACGGCGCGTCGGGCGTCGGGCGCCAAGCTCCAAGTGTTCCGCCCGGAGTTACGACGTGGAACCAGGGACTGCGAACATGTTTAA
- a CDS encoding UDP-N-acetylmuramate--L-alanine ligase, with amino-acid sequence MFKKIRHIHFVGIGGVGMSGIAEVLHNLGYLVSGSDLKMSEHTYRLQELGVIVQIGHHPAHVQDADVVVRSSAVSPENPEIVEAKRQAIPVVQRAEMLAELMRMKYGVAVAGTHGKTTTTSMVATVLAKAGLDPTVVIGGRLDALGSNAKLGQGEFMVAEADESDGSFLKLAPTIAVVTTIDAEHLDYYRDLQQIKETFLEFINKVPFYGSAILCLDQEQIQDLLPRVEKRIISYGCNAQADLTAEGISLNGLNSTFKVRFRGLPLGEVQLRVPGVHNVSNALAAMAVGLDLEIEFAVIRSALWEFSGVARRFQVKGRPQDIMVVDDYAHHPAEIQATLKAARDGFGRRLIVIFQPHRYSRTQRLLPEFASAFDFADQVIITGIYPAGETPIAGVSGRQIADGVVGRKGPEVLYVERKEEIPDRAVELARPGDLVITMGAGDIWKVGEQIIGRLKDRV; translated from the coding sequence ATGTTTAAGAAGATCCGACACATCCACTTCGTTGGGATCGGAGGGGTCGGGATGAGCGGCATTGCCGAGGTCCTCCATAATCTCGGCTATCTGGTCAGCGGCTCCGACCTGAAGATGTCGGAGCATACATATCGTCTCCAGGAGTTGGGGGTTATCGTACAGATCGGCCATCATCCCGCCCACGTACAGGATGCCGATGTCGTGGTCCGGTCCTCGGCGGTCTCTCCAGAGAATCCGGAGATTGTCGAGGCCAAGCGTCAGGCTATTCCGGTTGTTCAGCGAGCGGAGATGCTGGCTGAGCTGATGCGGATGAAGTACGGCGTGGCCGTTGCCGGTACTCACGGGAAGACGACTACGACCTCTATGGTGGCTACGGTTCTGGCGAAGGCGGGCCTTGACCCCACCGTGGTCATCGGAGGCAGGCTGGATGCGCTTGGCAGCAATGCGAAGCTCGGACAGGGCGAGTTCATGGTTGCGGAGGCCGACGAGAGCGACGGCTCGTTCCTCAAGTTGGCGCCCACCATCGCCGTCGTGACCACCATCGATGCCGAGCACCTCGATTACTACCGCGACCTGCAGCAGATCAAGGAGACGTTCCTCGAGTTCATCAACAAAGTTCCTTTTTACGGCTCCGCTATTTTGTGCCTCGATCAAGAACAGATCCAGGACCTGTTGCCCAGGGTAGAGAAACGTATTATCTCGTATGGCTGTAACGCGCAGGCCGATTTGACGGCAGAGGGCATTTCACTGAATGGGCTCAACTCTACCTTCAAAGTGAGGTTCAGGGGGTTGCCGCTGGGGGAGGTACAACTCAGGGTTCCTGGAGTGCACAATGTATCAAATGCATTGGCAGCCATGGCAGTGGGCCTCGATCTGGAGATCGAATTTGCCGTAATCCGGTCAGCGCTCTGGGAGTTCTCCGGTGTCGCTCGACGTTTCCAGGTGAAAGGGAGGCCCCAGGATATCATGGTGGTGGACGACTACGCCCATCACCCGGCCGAGATCCAGGCCACGCTCAAAGCGGCCAGGGATGGATTTGGGCGGCGGCTGATCGTTATTTTTCAGCCGCATCGGTACAGCAGGACGCAGCGGTTACTCCCCGAGTTCGCCTCAGCCTTCGATTTCGCCGATCAGGTAATTATCACCGGGATCTATCCGGCAGGAGAGACGCCGATTGCCGGGGTCTCCGGCCGGCAGATCGCGGACGGGGTTGTGGGTCGGAAAGGACCAGAGGTTCTGTATGTGGAACGCAAGGAGGAGATCCCGGACCGAGCCGTCGAGTTGGCCCGTCCTGGAGACTTGGTCATCACCATGGGTGCGGGCGACATCTGGAAGGTCGGTGAGCAGATTATCGGCCGATTGAAGGATAGGGTATAG